Proteins from one Romboutsia sp. CE17 genomic window:
- a CDS encoding permease, producing the protein MTSYILYSLAIILFAISFVKDKPKTKRALKKAFKSFENIMPQFLSIIIIVGFILSILDAETISKLIGSESGFLGVFLSSIVGSIVLMPTFVAFSTADTLLRSGAGYPQVAALVSTLTLVGIMTISLEAKYIGKKAAFFRNFIAFLFSFVVAIFMGVVLS; encoded by the coding sequence GTGACATCTTACATTCTTTATAGCTTAGCTATAATCTTATTTGCAATTTCTTTTGTTAAAGATAAACCTAAAACTAAAAGAGCGCTAAAAAAAGCTTTTAAATCTTTTGAAAATATTATGCCTCAATTTTTATCAATTATAATAATTGTTGGTTTTATTTTATCTATATTAGATGCAGAAACAATTTCTAAGCTTATTGGCTCTGAGTCTGGATTTTTAGGTGTATTTTTATCATCAATAGTAGGATCTATTGTTTTAATGCCTACATTTGTTGCATTTTCAACTGCAGATACTTTACTTAGAAGTGGAGCTGGATATCCCCAAGTAGCAGCACTAGTTTCTACACTTACTTTAGTCGGTATTATGACTATTTCTTTAGAAGCTAAGTATATTGGTAAAAAAGCTGCATTTTTTAGAAATTTCATAGCTTTTTTATTTTCTTTTGTAGTTGCTATATTCATGGGGGTGGTTCTTAGTTGA
- a CDS encoding LL-diaminopimelate aminotransferase: MDLIDIIVSNRLGGKNFFNENRMFKFERLKKMRDELKLKYPNIKIIDMGVGEPDKKANESIIDVLNLEAKKEENRFYADNGILEFKVAACSYLKEIYNLDNIKPNNIVHGIGSKSILSMIPTCFINPGDVTLMTVPGYPIMANHTRFLGGDVFNLKLCDENNFYPDFSEIPSDILKKAKLLYLNYPNNPTGQVATIEFYEKVIDFARKNNILIVSDAAYGPLVYDGYKPLSIFTVDKNMEYSVELHSLSKAFNMTGWRLAFLLGSEKSIQLFSTVKSYYDSGQFRAIQKAGIYALSHKELIEDNIQRYDRRFELLVEALKEIGFDVKKPKGGFYCYAPIPKGTKNGVVFNNAEEASFYILDKALISTVPWDDSGGFLRFSVTFEANTIEEEIDVINELKIRLKNLKLVF, from the coding sequence ATGGATTTAATTGACATTATAGTATCAAATCGACTTGGGGGTAAAAATTTTTTTAATGAAAATAGAATGTTTAAATTTGAAAGACTTAAAAAAATGAGAGATGAGTTAAAGCTTAAATATCCAAATATCAAAATAATCGATATGGGTGTAGGAGAACCAGATAAAAAAGCTAACGAATCAATTATAGATGTGTTAAACTTAGAAGCAAAAAAAGAAGAAAATAGATTTTATGCAGACAATGGTATCTTAGAATTTAAAGTTGCAGCATGTTCATATTTAAAAGAGATTTATAATTTAGATAATATAAAACCTAATAATATTGTTCATGGTATAGGATCAAAATCTATATTATCTATGATTCCAACTTGTTTTATAAATCCCGGAGATGTAACTTTAATGACTGTACCTGGATATCCTATTATGGCAAATCATACTAGATTTTTAGGTGGTGATGTGTTTAACCTTAAATTGTGTGATGAAAATAACTTCTATCCTGATTTTAGTGAAATACCATCTGATATTTTAAAAAAGGCCAAGTTATTATATTTAAACTATCCTAATAATCCTACAGGACAGGTAGCTACTATAGAATTTTATGAAAAAGTAATAGATTTTGCTAGAAAAAATAATATCCTTATTGTTTCTGATGCTGCTTATGGTCCATTAGTATACGATGGTTATAAGCCATTAAGTATATTTACTGTTGATAAAAATATGGAATATTCAGTTGAGTTACATTCTTTATCTAAAGCCTTTAATATGACCGGATGGAGACTGGCATTCTTATTAGGTTCAGAAAAATCTATACAGCTATTTTCAACAGTAAAAAGCTATTATGATTCTGGACAATTTAGAGCAATTCAAAAAGCTGGTATATATGCTTTAAGCCATAAAGAATTGATAGAAGATAACATACAACGTTATGATAGAAGATTTGAATTATTAGTTGAAGCCTTAAAAGAAATTGGTTTTGATGTAAAAAAACCAAAAGGTGGCTTTTATTGTTATGCTCCTATTCCAAAAGGTACTAAAAATGGAGTTGTATTTAATAATGCAGAGGAAGCAAGTTTTTATATTTTAGACAAAGCCTTAATATCAACTGTACCTTGGGATGATTCTGGAGGATTTCTAAGATTTTCAGTTACATTTGAAGCTAATACAATAGAAGAAGAAATAGATGTAATAAATGAATTAAAAATAAGACTTAAAAACCTAAAGTTAGTATTTTAA
- a CDS encoding L-lactate dehydrogenase, producing the protein MKKNKVVIVGTGMVGMSYAYSMLNQGACEELVLIDINKERARGEAIDLNHGLSFAPRKMKIYAGDYSDCKDAYLICITAGAIQAEGETRLDLLHKNSKIMKSIIDPIKESGFDGILLIATNPVDIMTYVAQKLSGFDKSKVIGSGTTLDSARLRYTLGEKLDVNPKDINAYVMGEHGDSQFVAWSYALSGVQPIYQIASRKNSDLKFEELEKIEDTVRNIAYEIIKCKNSTYYGIGMALTRITKAILENENSILTVSSYLNGEYGHDDVYIAVPSIVNQNGVREVIHLALDTTEKKKLDDSIEIMKENIAKLNLK; encoded by the coding sequence ATGAAGAAAAATAAGGTAGTAATAGTGGGTACAGGTATGGTTGGAATGAGTTATGCATACTCTATGTTAAACCAAGGTGCTTGTGAAGAATTAGTTTTAATTGATATAAATAAAGAGCGTGCAAGAGGAGAAGCTATAGACTTAAATCATGGTCTTAGTTTTGCACCAAGAAAGATGAAAATTTATGCAGGAGATTACAGTGATTGCAAAGATGCTTACTTAATATGTATAACAGCTGGAGCAATACAGGCTGAAGGTGAAACAAGGCTTGATTTATTACACAAGAATAGTAAGATAATGAAGTCTATAATAGATCCAATAAAAGAGTCTGGGTTTGATGGAATATTACTGATAGCTACAAATCCAGTAGATATAATGACTTATGTTGCACAAAAACTATCAGGTTTTGATAAATCAAAAGTAATAGGTTCTGGTACAACTTTAGATTCGGCTAGACTTAGATATACTTTAGGTGAGAAATTAGATGTAAATCCTAAGGATATAAATGCCTATGTAATGGGAGAACATGGAGATTCTCAATTTGTGGCATGGAGTTATGCTTTATCTGGTGTTCAACCAATATATCAAATTGCTTCTAGAAAAAATTCAGATTTAAAATTTGAAGAATTAGAAAAAATAGAAGATACAGTTAGAAATATAGCTTATGAAATAATAAAATGTAAAAATTCTACTTACTATGGAATAGGTATGGCTTTAACTAGGATAACTAAGGCTATACTTGAAAATGAAAATAGTATACTTACAGTATCTTCATATTTAAATGGAGAATATGGACACGATGATGTTTATATAGCAGTACCAAGTATAGTAAATCAAAATGGTGTAAGAGAAGTTATACACTTAGCACTTGATACAACAGAAAAGAAAAAACTAGATGATTCAATAGAAATAATGAAGGAAAATATAGCTAAGTTAAATTTAAAGTAA
- a CDS encoding permease, whose translation MIKFKYILNRYKVFLILTISLFILIIFKNDLGINIFNNAKDSFIQMIEVLPPIMLLLGLMDEWVSRESMMKYMGEDSSVLGIVLSIALAAFAAGPMYAAFPFTAVLLKKGVKFSNIIIFMNAWCVIKISTLLFEISALGYKFTFYRFLIDLIGVIVMGYLVDYIVNKLPKKEIL comes from the coding sequence TTGATAAAATTTAAATATATATTAAATAGATATAAAGTATTTTTAATATTAACTATATCCTTATTTATTTTAATAATTTTTAAAAATGATTTAGGTATAAATATATTTAACAACGCCAAAGACAGCTTTATACAAATGATAGAAGTATTACCTCCTATTATGCTACTTCTTGGGCTAATGGATGAATGGGTATCTAGAGAATCCATGATGAAATATATGGGTGAAGATTCAAGTGTATTAGGAATAGTACTATCTATTGCATTAGCTGCTTTTGCTGCTGGACCTATGTATGCAGCATTTCCATTTACTGCAGTTTTGTTAAAAAAAGGAGTTAAATTTTCTAATATAATTATTTTTATGAATGCTTGGTGTGTAATAAAGATATCAACTTTATTATTTGAAATTAGTGCCTTAGGTTATAAGTTTACATTTTATAGATTTTTAATTGACCTTATAGGCGTTATAGTAATGGGGTATTTAGTAGATTATATTGTAAATAAACTTCCTAAAAAAGAAATCCTGTAA
- a CDS encoding methionyl aminopeptidase, protein MNIGRNDDCWCGSKKKYKKCHMEFDERLEELKRQGHTVPSRNIIKNKEQIEKIKESAKINNAILDLVSENIKEGMTTEDINKMVHDFTISQGAIPAPLDFCGFPKSVCTSINDEVCHGIPSEDIVLKNGDIVNIDVSTIYNGYYSDASRMFLIGEVSENAKKLVEVTKECLLKGIEAVKPWGHLGDIGEAIEKHANANGYTVVEEFGGHGIGLDFHEEPFVFHYGRAGEGMVLVPGMIFTIEPMINEGNADIYIDVDNGWTAHTEDGSLSAQWENMILVTEDGIEILAY, encoded by the coding sequence ATGAATATAGGTAGAAATGATGATTGTTGGTGTGGTAGCAAAAAAAAATATAAAAAATGCCATATGGAATTTGATGAAAGATTAGAAGAATTAAAGAGACAAGGACATACAGTTCCTTCTAGAAATATAATAAAAAATAAAGAACAAATAGAAAAAATAAAAGAAAGTGCTAAGATAAATAATGCAATATTAGACTTGGTATCTGAAAATATTAAAGAAGGTATGACTACTGAAGATATAAATAAAATGGTTCATGATTTTACAATATCTCAAGGAGCTATACCTGCGCCATTAGATTTTTGTGGATTTCCTAAAAGTGTATGTACTTCAATAAATGATGAAGTATGTCATGGTATACCAAGTGAAGATATAGTTTTAAAAAATGGAGATATTGTAAATATAGATGTTTCGACAATATATAATGGATATTATTCAGATGCTTCTAGAATGTTCTTAATAGGTGAAGTAAGTGAAAATGCTAAAAAACTAGTAGAAGTAACTAAAGAATGTTTATTAAAAGGAATAGAAGCAGTAAAACCTTGGGGACACTTAGGTGATATAGGTGAAGCTATAGAAAAACATGCTAATGCTAATGGATATACTGTAGTTGAAGAATTTGGTGGACATGGTATAGGTCTTGATTTCCATGAAGAACCTTTTGTATTTCACTATGGAAGAGCAGGAGAGGGAATGGTATTAGTTCCTGGTATGATATTCACTATAGAACCTATGATAAATGAAGGAAATGCAGATATTTATATAGATGTAGATAATGGATGGACTGCTCATACAGAAGATGGATCTTTATCAGCACAGTGGGAAAATATGATTTTAGTAACTGAAGATGGGATAGAAATATTAGCTTATTAA
- a CDS encoding peptidase U32 family protein gives MRKVELLAPAGDLERLKIAFTYGADAVYIGGEIFGMRSAAKNFSKEDMIEGVNFAHERGKQVFVTINIIPRNDDLLQLEDYLLELQEIGVDAVIVSDPGVFSIVKKTIPNMEIHISTQASTTNAASAAFWYNQGAKRIVTARELSFEEIKEIRENTPADMDIETFVHGAMCMSYSGKCVISNHTTGRDANKGSCAQSCRWKYTLVEEVGPGEYEPVIEGIDPEFFFNSKDLCMIEYIPQIFDSGITSLKIEGRMKTAYYVATTVRAYRMALDEYYKDPENWKFNPMWLEELKKGSHRDYSTGFFFDRPDSNSHNYESASYIRNYDFIGLVKGHENETGLVIVEQRNKMYVGDKIEVIGPFKETMNATILEMYNEDGEPIESAPHARQTVKMKLDIDVDKDYMLRKPIAKINI, from the coding sequence ATGAGAAAGGTAGAATTATTAGCACCTGCAGGTGACTTAGAAAGATTAAAAATAGCATTTACTTATGGAGCAGATGCAGTATATATAGGTGGAGAAATTTTCGGTATGAGATCCGCTGCAAAAAACTTTAGCAAAGAAGACATGATAGAAGGGGTAAACTTTGCTCATGAAAGAGGAAAACAAGTTTTCGTTACAATTAATATTATCCCAAGAAATGATGATTTACTGCAACTAGAAGATTACTTACTAGAATTACAAGAAATCGGAGTGGATGCAGTTATAGTAAGTGATCCAGGCGTATTTTCTATAGTTAAAAAGACGATACCAAATATGGAAATACACATAAGTACTCAAGCAAGTACAACAAATGCGGCTTCAGCAGCTTTTTGGTATAATCAAGGAGCAAAAAGAATAGTCACAGCGAGAGAACTATCTTTTGAAGAAATAAAAGAGATAAGAGAAAATACACCAGCAGATATGGATATAGAAACATTTGTTCACGGAGCAATGTGTATGTCTTACTCTGGAAAATGTGTAATTAGTAATCATACTACAGGAAGAGATGCGAATAAGGGTTCTTGTGCTCAATCATGTAGATGGAAATATACACTAGTTGAAGAAGTAGGTCCAGGAGAATATGAACCAGTAATAGAAGGAATAGACCCAGAATTCTTCTTTAACTCAAAAGATTTATGTATGATAGAATATATACCACAAATATTTGATAGCGGTATAACAAGTTTAAAAATAGAAGGTAGAATGAAGACTGCATACTATGTAGCAACAACAGTAAGAGCTTATAGAATGGCACTTGATGAATACTATAAAGATCCAGAAAATTGGAAGTTTAATCCAATGTGGCTAGAAGAACTTAAAAAAGGAAGTCATAGAGACTATAGTACAGGATTCTTCTTTGATAGACCAGACTCTAATTCACATAACTATGAGTCAGCTTCATATATAAGAAATTATGATTTTATAGGATTAGTTAAAGGACATGAAAATGAAACTGGGCTTGTAATTGTTGAGCAAAGAAATAAAATGTATGTTGGAGATAAGATAGAGGTAATAGGACCATTTAAAGAAACAATGAATGCAACTATATTAGAAATGTACAATGAAGATGGAGAACCTATAGAATCAGCTCCTCATGCAAGACAAACAGTAAAAATGAAATTAGATATAGATGTAGATAAAGATTATATGTTAAGAAAGCCAATAGCTAAAATAAATATATAA
- a CDS encoding response regulator transcription factor, producing the protein MSASILVVEDDANIQELIVEFLRAENYNVDYASDGLEGIQLFKKNNYDLIILDIMMPNLDGYSVCKMIRQTSKVPVIFLTALNQENDEVKGFDLECDDYITKPFSFNLLIKRVEAVLRRSGNSISENSDCVIFEKLKLDLNTYTADVDGKHVELTLKEFNILKSLIEKYPQVITRESLLDSIWGYDYYGDTRIVDAHIKNIRKKIELPYIKTVKGIGYTLEKDID; encoded by the coding sequence ATGAGTGCATCTATATTAGTAGTAGAAGATGATGCTAATATACAAGAATTAATAGTAGAATTTTTAAGAGCAGAAAACTATAACGTAGATTATGCAAGTGATGGATTAGAAGGAATTCAATTATTTAAAAAAAATAACTATGACTTAATAATATTAGATATAATGATGCCTAATTTAGATGGATATTCAGTTTGTAAGATGATAAGACAAACATCTAAGGTTCCAGTTATATTTTTAACTGCTTTAAATCAAGAAAATGATGAAGTTAAAGGTTTTGATTTAGAATGTGATGATTATATAACAAAGCCTTTTTCATTTAATTTATTAATAAAAAGAGTTGAAGCAGTACTTAGAAGAAGTGGAAATAGTATATCTGAAAATAGTGATTGTGTAATCTTTGAAAAATTAAAATTAGATTTAAATACATATACAGCAGATGTTGATGGAAAGCATGTTGAATTAACATTAAAAGAATTCAATATATTAAAAAGTTTAATAGAAAAGTATCCACAAGTTATAACACGAGAAAGCTTACTTGATAGTATATGGGGATATGATTATTATGGTGATACTAGAATAGTTGATGCACACATAAAAAACATACGTAAAAAAATAGAATTACCTTATATAAAAACAGTAAAAGGAATAGGATATACACTTGAAAAAGATATTGACTAA
- a CDS encoding sensor histidine kinase, producing the protein MKKILTKWENISIKYKLFCITSGLLMFLAIIIYLILYNMLPSYYYKYKIEALEEDVNKLAIEAVSYDTKTLEDNLYYLSKDQNLSVLLTDTSGRIIYGKNELLLFKYDKYKGHEIVNIRKNTRDKEYSMFKFISTNDVTTPYRLDILMTLQPIDEASKVIKNIMPYILLVAVFIGMIGAFIYSSTVTKPLIKIIESEREQEQKRRDFIATISHELKTPITIISGQLEGMIYNIGKYKDRDTYLKKSYESTQELKDLVNEMIEVSKSETLKHDLNLTNVNLSVLLEKLIQRQIFLIEDKNLKTELKIDKGINIVADEEKISRAINNIINNAIKYSPSGETVNVRLFKKKVGRSTKVFLEIENTGITIEKKYLEEIFNPFYRIEKSRSRKTGGSGLGLYIVSTILSSHGYEYNIQSKNNSVIFTIKF; encoded by the coding sequence TTGAAAAAGATATTGACTAAATGGGAAAATATAAGTATAAAGTATAAACTATTTTGTATAACTAGTGGGCTATTAATGTTTCTTGCTATAATAATATACCTTATATTATACAATATGCTTCCATCTTATTACTATAAATATAAAATAGAAGCGTTAGAAGAAGATGTAAATAAATTAGCTATAGAAGCAGTATCTTATGACACTAAAACTCTAGAAGATAATTTGTATTATCTATCTAAAGATCAAAATTTATCAGTATTATTGACAGACACTAGCGGAAGAATAATTTATGGAAAAAATGAATTATTGCTTTTTAAATATGATAAATATAAAGGTCATGAAATTGTAAATATAAGAAAAAATACTAGAGATAAAGAATATAGTATGTTTAAATTTATATCAACTAATGATGTTACTACTCCATATAGATTAGATATATTAATGACTTTACAACCAATAGATGAAGCTAGTAAGGTAATAAAAAATATTATGCCATACATTTTATTGGTAGCAGTATTTATAGGTATGATAGGAGCATTTATTTATTCATCAACAGTAACTAAACCACTAATAAAAATAATAGAAAGTGAAAGAGAACAAGAGCAAAAAAGAAGGGACTTTATAGCTACTATATCTCATGAATTAAAAACGCCAATAACTATAATTAGTGGACAGCTTGAAGGTATGATATATAATATTGGAAAATATAAAGATAGAGATACTTACTTAAAAAAATCATATGAAAGTACTCAAGAGTTAAAAGATTTGGTAAATGAGATGATAGAAGTATCTAAATCAGAAACATTAAAACATGATTTAAATTTAACTAATGTGAATTTAAGTGTATTGTTAGAAAAACTTATTCAAAGACAGATATTTTTAATTGAAGATAAGAATTTAAAGACAGAATTAAAAATAGATAAAGGTATAAATATAGTTGCAGATGAGGAAAAAATATCAAGGGCTATTAATAATATTATTAATAATGCGATAAAATATTCACCTTCTGGAGAAACTGTAAATGTTAGGCTTTTTAAAAAGAAAGTTGGTAGAAGTACAAAGGTATTTTTAGAAATTGAGAATACAGGTATAACTATTGAAAAAAAATACTTGGAAGAAATATTTAATCCATTTTATCGAATAGAAAAATCTAGATCAAGAAAAACTGGTGGAAGTGGATTAGGACTTTACATAGTAAGTACTATTTTGAGTAGCCATGGATATGAATATAATATACAAAGTAAAAATAATTCAGTTATTTTTACTATTAAATTTTAG
- a CDS encoding ABC transporter ATP-binding protein, whose amino-acid sequence MLKVKNLSKSYKGNNKAIENISFEINKGDIFGFIGHNGAGKTTTIKCIVGIHDFEEGEILINSKSIKSNPVECKKDIAYIPDNPDLYESLTAIQYLNFIANIFNVNKNKREELIYYYSDKFEIKDSLGDLISSYSHGMKQKLAIISALIHSPKILILDEPFVGLDPKATFILKEIMKEFCNNGGCIFFSTHVLDVAEKICNKIAIINGGKLIKTGNTLEVKGDKSLESLFMELIENE is encoded by the coding sequence ATGTTAAAAGTAAAAAATTTGTCCAAATCATATAAAGGTAATAATAAGGCTATTGAAAATATTAGCTTTGAAATAAATAAGGGAGATATATTTGGGTTTATTGGTCATAATGGAGCAGGAAAAACTACTACCATTAAATGTATAGTTGGTATTCATGATTTTGAAGAAGGAGAAATTTTAATTAACTCTAAAAGTATTAAGAGTAATCCAGTAGAATGTAAAAAAGATATTGCTTATATACCAGATAATCCTGATTTATATGAATCTTTAACAGCAATACAATATTTAAATTTTATAGCTAACATATTTAATGTAAATAAAAATAAAAGAGAAGAATTAATTTACTATTATTCAGATAAATTTGAAATTAAAGATAGTTTAGGCGATTTAATATCTTCATATTCACATGGGATGAAGCAAAAGCTAGCGATAATATCAGCTCTTATACACAGTCCGAAAATACTTATTTTAGATGAACCTTTTGTAGGACTTGATCCTAAGGCTACATTTATTTTAAAGGAGATTATGAAAGAATTTTGCAACAATGGTGGTTGTATATTTTTCTCTACTCATGTTCTTGATGTTGCAGAAAAAATATGTAATAAAATAGCTATAATAAATGGAGGTAAATTAATTAAAACTGGTAATACACTAGAAGTTAAGGGCGATAAGAGCCTTGAAAGTCTATTTATGGAGTTGATTGAGAATGAGTAA
- a CDS encoding DEAD/DEAH box helicase: MKTFEGLKLNSNLINGLKKQEITSPTEVQALVFENILNNKDILANSQTGSGKTLAYLLPMFEKVDTSKRETQVLVLAPTHELVVQIHNQIELLSKNSGIEVTSLPIFGEVNIQKQIKNIKNIKPHIAVGSCGRVLDLMKQKKLKAHTIKTIVLDEVDSLLSGSNISHVKEIIKCTLRDRQLLGFSASLNDETIELCKEMMKEPIIINATKEVTINPKIKHLYLLGERREKFDLLRKALAATNPKRSIVFVNNEKSIEVIASKLNYHGYKAVGIFGDMSKEDRKNAINAFRLGKATVLVSSDLSARGLDVVDTSHVFNLDFPGSKNEYIHRAGRTARGNRNGNAISIVTKSELANIKRYKREFNIDIKPKVIKYGKFFDCRSK, translated from the coding sequence ATGAAGACATTTGAAGGATTAAAGTTAAATAGTAATTTAATAAATGGACTTAAAAAGCAAGAAATAACTTCTCCTACTGAAGTACAAGCTCTTGTTTTTGAAAATATATTAAATAATAAAGATATACTTGCAAATTCTCAAACAGGAAGTGGTAAAACATTAGCCTATTTACTTCCTATGTTTGAAAAAGTAGATACAAGTAAAAGAGAAACACAGGTATTAGTTCTTGCCCCTACTCATGAACTAGTTGTTCAAATACATAATCAAATAGAGTTATTATCTAAAAACTCTGGTATAGAAGTTACTTCTTTACCTATATTTGGTGAAGTAAACATACAAAAACAAATAAAAAATATAAAAAATATAAAACCACATATAGCTGTAGGTTCTTGTGGTAGAGTTCTTGATTTAATGAAACAAAAAAAGTTAAAAGCTCATACTATAAAAACTATAGTTTTAGATGAGGTCGACAGCTTATTAAGCGGAAGTAACATCTCTCATGTAAAAGAGATAATTAAATGTACACTAAGAGATAGACAGTTGTTAGGATTTTCTGCATCTCTAAATGATGAAACTATTGAGTTATGCAAGGAAATGATGAAAGAACCAATAATAATAAATGCTACTAAAGAAGTTACTATAAATCCTAAAATAAAACATTTATACTTATTAGGTGAAAGAAGAGAGAAATTTGATTTACTTAGAAAAGCTCTAGCTGCTACTAATCCAAAGAGATCTATAGTTTTTGTTAACAACGAAAAAAGTATAGAGGTTATAGCATCTAAGTTAAATTATCATGGTTATAAAGCTGTAGGTATATTTGGAGATATGTCTAAAGAAGATAGAAAAAATGCTATTAACGCATTTAGACTAGGAAAAGCTACTGTACTAGTTTCATCTGACTTATCTGCTAGAGGGCTAGATGTAGTTGATACAAGCCATGTATTCAACCTAGACTTCCCAGGTAGTAAAAATGAATACATTCATAGAGCTGGTAGAACTGCTAGAGGTAATAGAAATGGAAATGCTATCTCTATAGTTACTAAATCTGAGCTTGCTAATATAAAAAGATACAAAAGAGAGTTTAACATAGATATCAAGCCAAAAGTAATAAAATACGGAAAATTCTTCGATTGTAGAAGTAAATAA